From the Paludibacterium paludis genome, one window contains:
- a CDS encoding PaaI family thioesterase, whose product MNDTPLRLETIEQAEKVLNESPFVAIWNYQVKTVSPGMVELILPARPHFYRPGGIIQGGCLMTLADTAFWLAAMTSVGIDTPIVTLEMKTNFLSSAKSDICCRAEVMKSGRRVIYGTAVINDPSGQLLSHHTLTYLVV is encoded by the coding sequence ATGAACGACACTCCGTTAAGGCTGGAAACCATTGAGCAGGCTGAGAAAGTCCTGAACGAATCGCCGTTTGTCGCTATCTGGAATTACCAGGTGAAGACCGTGTCGCCCGGCATGGTGGAATTGATCCTCCCTGCCCGGCCCCACTTTTACCGCCCTGGGGGCATCATTCAGGGGGGCTGTCTGATGACTCTGGCCGATACGGCGTTCTGGCTAGCGGCCATGACATCGGTCGGTATCGATACCCCCATCGTGACGCTGGAAATGAAAACGAATTTCCTTTCTTCGGCGAAGTCCGACATCTGTTGCCGTGCCGAAGTCATGAAAAGCGGGCGACGCGTCATCTATGGCACCGCTGTCATTAACGATCCGTCCGGCCAGCTCCTGTCCCACCACACCCTGACCTATCTGGTTGTCTGA
- a CDS encoding YDG domain-containing protein translates to MNHIYRLIWSAQTGTWIAVAEICPSRGKRSLLVPALAFVLGGAAGSGANAEGLPTGGQIAAGNGMISQSGSTMTIHQGSPKLAIDWQDFSIGQGHSVNFVQPSGSAVALNRVTGSNVSKIQGALNANGQIFLVNPNGILFTPSAQVNTGGLVASTLGISNEDFLSGRYEFSGNSSNAVVNQGNITVRNGGNLALIAARVSNSGTLTADQGSVTLGAGSKVLLDMGGPVKLVIEQGAIDALIDNGGAIRAEGGTVLLSARAAGELMQTVINNSGVIEAKTLADGSQGQIALLGDMSHGRIAVGGSLDASARNGGDGGHIETSGAEVNTLPGLSVNAGSALGRGGEWLVDPYNYTIDATAAGNIVSALNLGTSVTITTQSASASYGGTVSGVGDITLSSPIAKNSGGNATLTLQADHSIFANSDITSTSGKLNIVLSAANASGATSGGVNLNANLNSNGGNILIGGGTGTVSNGIGYALILDTSSPAVVIQQGKSISSGGGSITVNGQTSNTTSSYSGTKAGVYVRANASLNSGGGNMYLSGISTGDTKEFGFAVEGGSGTVTTFTTGSSSGLITVDAWNTLNTNGALGLLNNGNQTQVLFTAPSVAGLLFKINGSSQLTTFTIRTPCSSAYPNCGTLVVPGSNGSYLEGSYQVVDMATNAMYVFTGNGSKTYDGTTTATGLSLTTTGAPAGFSTSGLTFTTSSKNAGSYATLTGGNTNPGNYTSGGVTYAIGYFNGTYTINPKTLTPVASNKVYDGTTNAAIGATGIVGGDSVQFSYSSGAFSSKNAGTWAVTASGIALTGVDAANYTLGANTSVSATATISARSVNLTGSRVYDGTTAVAAGIFTLGNLVAGENLTLSGSGSVAGKNVANGASVTAGTLALGNGGNGLASNYTLSGGTLSASITPATLTVSGLSAQNKVYDGTTTASLTGSAALAGVIGSDAVTLSGNPGSGGLFADANAGAGKMVTVATGGVGLAGADAGNYQLGGFSVPLTATISARSVNLTGSRVYDGTTAVAAGIFTLGNLVAGESLTLSGSGSVAGKNVANGASVTAGTLALGNGGNGLASNYTLSGGTLSASITPTTLTLSGLSAQNKVYDGTTTASLTGSAALAGVIGGDTVTLGGSLSGASFADKNAGNGKTVTASLSGLNLGGADAGNYQIGGLNGGLSANITKATLTVSGLSAQNKVYDGTTTASLTGSAALAGVIGGDTVTLGGSLSGASFADKNAGNGKTVTASLSGLNLGGADAGNYQIGGLNGGLSANITKATLTVLGLSAQNKVYDGTTTASLTGSAALAGVIGGDTVTLGGSLSGASFADKNAGNGKTVTASLSGLNLGGADAGNYQIGGLNGGLSANITKATLTVSGLSAQNKVYDGTTTASLTGSAALAGVIGGDTVTLGGSLSGASFADKNAGNGKTVTASLSGLSLGGADAGNYQIGGLSSSLSADIGKAALVVRANDANVIYSGNAYSGGAGVVYTGFVGGEGGNVLGGSLGYSGSSQQAVNAGSYGLTPVGVTSANYTIAFTPGTLTIAPRAITVSAPTQHVTYGQTIASPQYSVTGLLAGDSLSGHLVTTANAQSGTGHYSVSLGSLGNGNYAITLSAGDLVIDPAPLTVTANSVQATAGTPWRGGAGVSYSGFVNGESSNALSGTLTYGGSAQGAVSAGTYNIAPSGLAASNYTITYRDGLLSLAPLALSPVPAPAPAPAPAPATPAVAAAPVQQAGQPVTPMSVAKSAAADLHIIAPDGLNYLPVGTGGTSSLNLTSAGSAPASSSANAGGVAGRSDSANSSSGVDVNAINVNTMTLPGQLNVFVMNGGINTTGR, encoded by the coding sequence ATGAACCATATTTACCGGCTGATCTGGAGCGCCCAAACGGGCACATGGATCGCTGTCGCGGAAATCTGCCCGTCCAGAGGCAAGCGTTCGCTGCTCGTTCCTGCGCTCGCATTTGTTCTGGGCGGAGCGGCCGGTAGCGGGGCGAATGCAGAGGGCTTGCCGACCGGTGGTCAGATCGCGGCGGGAAATGGCATGATCAGCCAGTCCGGTTCGACGATGACTATCCATCAAGGATCGCCAAAACTTGCTATCGACTGGCAGGATTTCAGTATCGGCCAAGGGCATTCCGTCAATTTCGTGCAGCCTTCGGGATCGGCTGTGGCGCTCAACCGGGTGACGGGATCCAACGTCTCGAAGATTCAGGGCGCGCTTAACGCCAATGGCCAGATATTTCTGGTCAATCCCAATGGGATATTGTTCACTCCCTCCGCGCAAGTCAATACGGGCGGCCTGGTTGCCTCGACCCTGGGGATCAGTAACGAGGATTTCCTTTCCGGTCGTTACGAGTTTTCCGGGAACAGCAGCAATGCTGTCGTCAATCAGGGCAATATCACGGTGCGCAATGGCGGAAACCTGGCCCTGATCGCGGCCAGAGTCAGCAACAGTGGTACGCTGACGGCCGATCAGGGGTCGGTGACGCTCGGTGCGGGCAGCAAGGTGCTGCTCGATATGGGCGGCCCTGTCAAACTTGTCATCGAGCAAGGGGCGATCGATGCCCTGATCGATAATGGCGGCGCCATCCGTGCCGAGGGCGGAACCGTGCTGTTGAGCGCCAGGGCGGCTGGCGAACTCATGCAAACGGTGATTAACAATTCCGGTGTCATTGAGGCGAAGACCCTTGCCGATGGCAGCCAGGGCCAGATCGCCTTGCTTGGCGACATGTCGCATGGCCGGATCGCCGTGGGGGGGAGTCTGGACGCCAGCGCCAGGAACGGGGGGGATGGCGGCCATATCGAAACCTCGGGCGCCGAGGTGAATACATTGCCCGGACTCTCGGTCAATGCCGGGTCGGCGTTGGGGCGTGGCGGGGAATGGCTGGTCGATCCTTACAATTACACGATCGATGCCACGGCGGCCGGCAATATCGTGTCGGCCCTTAACCTGGGAACCAGCGTCACGATCACGACGCAGAGCGCCAGCGCGAGCTATGGCGGCACCGTCTCCGGCGTCGGCGATATCACGCTTTCCAGTCCCATCGCCAAAAACTCCGGCGGCAATGCGACGCTGACCCTGCAGGCGGATCATAGCATTTTTGCCAACAGCGATATTACGTCGACCAGTGGCAAACTGAATATCGTTCTGAGTGCCGCGAACGCCAGCGGCGCCACCAGCGGAGGTGTCAATCTCAATGCCAACCTGAACTCCAACGGCGGCAATATACTGATCGGCGGAGGGACCGGAACGGTCTCCAACGGTATCGGGTACGCGCTCATTCTCGATACCAGCAGCCCGGCCGTTGTCATTCAACAAGGCAAGTCCATTTCGTCCGGCGGCGGCTCCATTACCGTCAACGGCCAGACCAGCAACACAACGAGTTCCTATAGCGGAACGAAAGCAGGGGTGTATGTTCGTGCCAATGCCAGTCTGAATAGCGGTGGCGGCAATATGTATCTGAGCGGGATCAGCACTGGCGATACGAAGGAATTCGGCTTCGCCGTCGAAGGCGGATCCGGCACGGTGACCACCTTTACGACGGGAAGCTCATCGGGACTTATCACCGTGGACGCGTGGAACACGCTCAACACCAACGGCGCTCTTGGGTTGTTGAATAACGGTAACCAGACTCAGGTGCTGTTCACGGCGCCTTCGGTTGCCGGTTTACTGTTCAAGATCAACGGTTCGTCTCAATTGACAACATTCACGATCCGGACACCCTGCTCGTCAGCCTATCCGAACTGCGGCACGCTGGTTGTTCCCGGTTCGAACGGCAGCTATCTTGAAGGCTCCTACCAAGTGGTGGACATGGCGACCAATGCCATGTATGTGTTCACCGGTAACGGCTCCAAAACCTACGATGGAACGACGACGGCCACGGGTCTGAGCCTGACGACCACCGGGGCGCCGGCGGGGTTTTCCACCAGCGGTCTGACATTCACGACATCCAGCAAGAATGCCGGCAGCTATGCCACGCTTACCGGTGGCAACACCAATCCCGGTAATTACACCTCGGGCGGCGTGACCTATGCGATCGGCTACTTCAACGGCACCTATACCATCAATCCGAAAACGCTGACGCCGGTGGCGAGTAATAAGGTCTATGACGGTACGACGAATGCGGCGATCGGCGCTACGGGGATTGTTGGTGGGGATAGCGTACAGTTCTCCTACTCCTCCGGCGCATTCTCCAGCAAGAATGCCGGGACCTGGGCCGTGACCGCCTCCGGCATTGCCTTGACGGGTGTCGATGCCGCCAACTATACGCTGGGCGCCAATACGTCCGTCAGCGCCACCGCGACGATCAGCGCACGCTCGGTGAATCTGACCGGCAGCCGGGTTTACGATGGCACCACGGCGGTGGCGGCAGGGATTTTCACGCTGGGCAACTTGGTGGCGGGCGAAAACCTGACGCTGAGCGGCAGCGGCAGTGTGGCCGGCAAGAATGTGGCGAACGGCGCGAGCGTGACGGCCGGAACATTGGCGCTGGGCAATGGCGGTAATGGTCTGGCTTCGAATTACACCCTGAGCGGCGGCACGCTGAGCGCGTCGATCACACCGGCGACGCTGACCGTCTCGGGCTTGTCGGCGCAAAACAAGGTCTATGACGGCACCACAACGGCGAGCCTGACGGGGAGCGCCGCATTGGCCGGGGTGATCGGTAGCGACGCGGTGACGCTTAGCGGCAATCCGGGCTCTGGCGGGCTGTTCGCCGATGCCAATGCCGGCGCCGGCAAAATGGTGACGGTGGCAACCGGAGGGGTGGGGCTGGCCGGCGCCGATGCCGGTAATTATCAACTGGGCGGATTCTCGGTGCCGCTGACCGCGACGATCAGCGCACGATCAGTGAATCTGACCGGCAGCCGGGTTTACGATGGCACCACGGCGGTGGCGGCAGGGATTTTCACGCTGGGCAACTTGGTGGCGGGCGAAAGCCTGACGCTGAGCGGCAGTGGCAGTGTGGCCGGCAAGAATGTGGCGAACGGCGCGAGCGTGACGGCCGGAACATTGGCGCTGGGCAATGGCGGTAATGGTCTGGCTTCGAATTACACCCTGAGCGGCGGCACGCTGAGCGCGTCGATCACACCGACGACGCTGACCCTCTCGGGCTTGTCGGCGCAAAACAAGGTCTATGACGGCACCACAACGGCGAGCCTGACGGGGAGCGCCGCGTTGGCCGGGGTGATCGGTGGCGACACGGTGACGCTGGGCGGCAGCTTGTCGGGCGCCAGTTTCGCCGACAAGAATGCCGGCAATGGCAAAACCGTGACCGCTTCGCTGAGTGGATTGAATCTGGGCGGCGCGGATGCCGGGAACTACCAGATCGGTGGCTTGAATGGCGGCTTGAGCGCCAATATCACCAAAGCGACCCTGACGGTTTCGGGCTTGTCGGCGCAAAACAAGGTCTATGACGGCACCACAACGGCGAGCCTGACGGGGAGCGCCGCGTTGGCCGGGGTGATCGGTGGCGACACGGTGACGCTGGGCGGCAGCTTGTCGGGCGCCAGTTTCGCCGACAAGAATGCCGGCAATGGCAAAACCGTGACCGCTTCGCTGAGTGGATTGAATCTGGGCGGCGCGGATGCCGGGAACTACCAGATCGGTGGCTTGAATGGCGGCTTGAGCGCCAATATCACCAAAGCGACCCTGACGGTTTTGGGCTTGTCGGCGCAAAACAAGGTCTATGACGGCACCACAACGGCGAGCCTGACGGGGAGCGCCGCGTTGGCCGGGGTGATCGGTGGCGACACGGTGACGCTGGGCGGCAGCTTGTCGGGCGCCAGTTTCGCCGACAAGAATGCCGGCAATGGCAAAACCGTGACCGCTTCGCTGAGTGGATTGAATCTGGGCGGCGCGGATGCCGGGAACTACCAGATCGGTGGCTTGAATGGCGGCTTGAGCGCCAATATCACCAAAGCGACCCTGACGGTTTCGGGCTTGTCGGCGCAAAACAAGGTCTATGACGGCACCACAACGGCGAGCCTGACGGGGAGCGCCGCGTTGGCCGGGGTGATCGGTGGCGACACGGTGACGCTGGGCGGCAGCTTGTCGGGCGCCAGTTTCGCCGACAAGAATGCCGGCAATGGCAAAACCGTGACCGCTTCGCTGAGTGGATTGAGTCTGGGCGGCGCGGATGCCGGGAACTACCAGATCGGTGGACTCTCCTCGTCGCTGAGTGCTGATATTGGCAAGGCCGCACTGGTGGTGAGAGCTAACGATGCCAACGTTATTTACAGTGGTAACGCTTACAGTGGCGGGGCAGGGGTGGTGTACACCGGTTTTGTTGGAGGAGAAGGCGGTAATGTGCTTGGCGGATCGCTCGGCTACTCGGGGTCAAGTCAGCAAGCCGTTAACGCCGGATCCTATGGCCTGACCCCGGTCGGGGTGACCAGCGCTAATTATACGATCGCCTTTACCCCCGGTACCTTGACGATTGCGCCGCGCGCCATCACGGTATCGGCACCAACGCAGCATGTGACTTATGGCCAGACCATTGCCAGCCCCCAATACTCGGTAACAGGGTTGTTGGCCGGTGATAGTTTGTCGGGACATTTGGTAACCACGGCTAACGCACAGAGCGGCACCGGACATTATTCCGTCTCGTTGGGGTCACTGGGTAATGGCAACTACGCCATCACCCTGTCTGCCGGCGATTTGGTCATTGATCCCGCTCCGTTGACTGTCACGGCCAACAGTGTTCAGGCGACAGCCGGCACTCCTTGGCGAGGCGGAGCAGGGGTGAGTTATTCCGGGTTTGTCAACGGCGAATCGAGTAATGCTCTGTCCGGAACATTGACCTACGGTGGCAGTGCCCAGGGCGCGGTGAGCGCGGGAACCTATAACATCGCGCCTTCCGGTCTGGCGGCTTCGAATTACACGATCACCTATCGGGATGGCTTGTTGTCGCTGGCCCCCTTGGCCCTTTCGCCGGTGCCCGCTCCGGCTCCGGCTCCGGCTCCGGCTCCCGCCACGCCTGCGGTGGCCGCCGCTCCGGTCCAACAGGCGGGACAACCCGTAACGCCGATGAGTGTCGCGAAGTCGGCGGCCGCCGATCTGCATATCATCGCTCCAGACGGACTGAATTATTTGCCGGTGGGAACCGGCGGCACGAGTTCCCTTAATCTGACGTCGGCCGGAAGCGCTCCGGCATCGTCGTCGGCCAATGCGGGGGGCGTGGCAGGGCGTAGCGACAGTGCGAACTCTTCTTCCGGAGTCGATGTGAACGCGATTAACGTAAATACAATGACGCTACCGGGCCAGCTCAATGTATTCGTGATGAATGGAGGAATCAATACCACGGGACGGTAA
- a CDS encoding ShlB/FhaC/HecB family hemolysin secretion/activation protein produces the protein MEKYPLILPGALRSLLLLSGAVYAGTPPDAGSVLQGLSEPPAPPVEKPALKLTPPPAHSVVVPGGPEVMLRSVTFSGNTAFDAATLAATLGTVSGKFDHAGMRALAERVEQFYRERGYAFTRVYLPPQTLADGVLRIEVLEGRYGKIQAIGAPGLVSGSQPFMNALRSGELIENTQLERAMMILGDQAGIVSVPFISPGANAGEGDLSVRLSRSARLEGDVGLDNSGNRYTGEYRLRGDLDINSPLFFGDKLSLGGMKTDKRMWMGSVTYELPLGGGGLRGQVGYARTNYQLGADYASLKATGFAKVTTARLSYPFIRSQASNLILFGSFQHKALEDHYGATDTINDKSSDSWPFGVQFDHRDRFGGAGLSYGSLVWTRGRLRLNAALSATDAMTARTQGHFSKWNLDVVRLQQLPGPLMLFGRFSGQWTNKNLDSSERMGIGGADAVRAYPLGEGLGDRGWLVQSELRYIRGMFAPFVFYDAARTEENAKPWDGGSSVSRSLAGFGLGLRIDGKSWRSQTAVAWKSKGGKALADGVTRDPRVWVSLQYRF, from the coding sequence ATGGAAAAATACCCACTAATCCTGCCCGGCGCGCTCCGGTCGCTGCTTCTGTTGTCCGGCGCTGTTTATGCGGGCACGCCACCCGACGCCGGCAGTGTGCTGCAGGGGCTGTCAGAGCCCCCCGCGCCCCCCGTGGAAAAGCCCGCTTTGAAACTGACTCCGCCGCCGGCCCATTCCGTCGTTGTGCCGGGGGGGCCGGAGGTGATGTTGAGGTCCGTGACGTTCTCCGGTAACACGGCGTTTGATGCCGCGACCCTGGCGGCGACCCTGGGAACCGTTTCGGGCAAATTCGATCATGCGGGAATGCGAGCGCTGGCTGAACGCGTTGAACAGTTTTACCGTGAGCGGGGCTATGCCTTCACCCGGGTTTATCTTCCTCCGCAGACACTGGCCGACGGAGTGTTGCGGATAGAGGTGCTTGAAGGACGGTACGGAAAAATCCAGGCCATTGGCGCTCCCGGTCTGGTGTCGGGGAGTCAGCCATTCATGAATGCGCTGCGTTCCGGCGAACTGATCGAAAATACGCAGCTCGAACGCGCAATGATGATTCTTGGCGATCAGGCCGGCATCGTGTCGGTTCCATTTATCAGCCCGGGCGCCAACGCCGGCGAGGGTGATCTTAGTGTCAGGCTTTCGCGAAGCGCTCGGCTGGAGGGCGATGTCGGACTGGATAATTCTGGCAATCGCTATACCGGCGAATACCGGTTAAGAGGAGATCTGGATATCAACAGCCCACTTTTCTTCGGTGACAAGCTTTCTCTTGGCGGCATGAAAACGGACAAGCGCATGTGGATGGGCTCGGTGACATATGAGCTTCCTCTGGGCGGGGGCGGTTTGCGTGGCCAAGTCGGTTATGCTCGTACCAATTACCAGTTGGGCGCGGATTATGCCAGTTTGAAGGCGACGGGGTTTGCCAAAGTGACGACCGCGCGTCTTAGCTACCCATTCATCCGATCGCAGGCCTCGAACTTGATTCTCTTCGGGTCATTCCAGCACAAGGCGCTGGAAGATCACTACGGGGCAACGGACACCATCAATGACAAATCAAGCGACAGTTGGCCGTTCGGCGTGCAGTTCGATCACCGCGACAGATTCGGGGGAGCAGGGTTGTCGTACGGTAGCCTGGTCTGGACGCGGGGCCGTTTGCGGCTTAATGCCGCGCTGTCCGCGACCGACGCCATGACTGCCCGTACTCAGGGGCATTTCTCGAAGTGGAATCTGGACGTAGTGCGCTTGCAGCAATTACCCGGCCCACTCATGCTGTTCGGACGTTTTTCCGGGCAGTGGACCAACAAGAATCTCGATTCCTCCGAACGCATGGGCATTGGAGGGGCGGATGCGGTGCGCGCTTATCCACTGGGCGAAGGACTGGGCGACCGGGGATGGCTGGTGCAGTCGGAACTGCGTTACATACGCGGGATGTTTGCGCCGTTTGTCTTTTATGATGCGGCTCGCACCGAAGAAAATGCCAAGCCCTGGGATGGTGGTTCTTCCGTTTCGCGTAGTCTGGCCGGCTTCGGCCTGGGGCTGCGCATTGATGGCAAGAGTTGGCGCAGCCAAACAGCCGTGGCGTGGAAATCGAAAGGCGGCAAGGCGCTGGCAGATGGTGTGACACGTGATCCGCGCGTATGGGTATCGCTGCAGTACAGGTTCTGA
- a CDS encoding DNA alkylation repair protein: MPVLTPMRKAELENGSTSTRNLSECLAIDQAELIRQVLPGLGLGDDLAAVLDEYATASGKGISHQISAIGCAIGKALHRHDEVSRQARQERLIRHPSDTVRSWAAFAMTRSDPAMTLGDRLGVAKTFAADEHFGVREWSWLAVRPYIAEHIGEAIALLESWTMSPDPNIRRFAVESTRPRGVWCEHIAALKTDPAMGLPLLEPLRADPARYVQDSVGNWLNDASKTAPEWVDRLCRYWADAGAGEPSTARIVTRAIRSLRKGGT; this comes from the coding sequence ATGCCTGTATTGACGCCCATGCGCAAGGCCGAACTTGAAAACGGTTCGACCTCAACCCGCAATTTGTCGGAATGCCTGGCCATCGATCAGGCCGAACTGATCCGCCAGGTCTTGCCCGGTCTTGGGCTTGGCGATGACCTCGCCGCCGTGCTCGACGAATACGCCACGGCTTCGGGCAAAGGAATCAGCCACCAGATATCCGCGATCGGCTGCGCCATCGGCAAGGCACTACACCGGCATGACGAAGTGTCGCGCCAGGCTCGGCAGGAGCGCTTGATCCGTCATCCGTCGGACACCGTGCGCTCTTGGGCGGCATTCGCGATGACACGAAGCGATCCGGCCATGACGCTGGGGGATCGCCTTGGGGTCGCGAAGACTTTTGCCGCCGATGAGCACTTCGGTGTTCGGGAGTGGTCATGGCTCGCAGTGCGCCCCTATATCGCCGAGCATATCGGCGAAGCGATCGCATTACTTGAGTCCTGGACGATGTCACCGGATCCGAACATTCGTCGTTTCGCGGTCGAAAGCACCCGGCCACGCGGGGTGTGGTGCGAACACATTGCCGCGCTGAAAACGGATCCTGCCATGGGGTTGCCGCTACTCGAACCGCTCAGGGCGGACCCGGCCAGGTATGTTCAGGATTCGGTCGGCAACTGGCTCAACGATGCCAGCAAGACCGCGCCGGAATGGGTCGACCGGCTTTGCCGGTACTGGGCCGATGCCGGAGCCGGAGAGCCTTCCACGGCCCGTATCGTCACCCGGGCAATCCGCAGCCTGCGAAAAGGCGGAACCTGA
- a CDS encoding DUF1835 domain-containing protein: MPIPRFLSCGGSAAGCLRQLNRLLGVDHPIIEVPDDFRSGPLADADQLLPRQRIDWWRRLMAAQWWRDDTSYETEMLRLYVENQRHLLAALAEPEPIVVWVGNNAHDKLMLAMVARVASPATPLSVVDITGQVAFQYMGQFAVGMCPPDALLPLSPAAFSGTGRARLASQWDNWKTHGEGWRETAVDGGVVEYPSDHLDTRLLARLAESGPQPVLRLVGDVMGRYPGMVPDTFLFWRLDTLRSNGQVVFIPGTRDGRKSINVELAG; the protein is encoded by the coding sequence ATGCCAATTCCCCGTTTTCTGTCCTGTGGCGGCAGCGCCGCAGGTTGCCTCAGGCAACTCAATCGCCTGCTGGGTGTGGATCATCCCATTATCGAAGTGCCGGATGACTTTCGTTCCGGCCCTCTTGCCGATGCCGATCAACTCTTGCCACGGCAACGGATAGACTGGTGGCGGCGACTGATGGCGGCTCAGTGGTGGCGAGACGATACGTCATACGAAACAGAGATGCTTCGGCTGTATGTGGAAAACCAACGGCACCTGCTGGCCGCTCTGGCCGAACCGGAGCCTATCGTTGTCTGGGTCGGCAATAATGCCCACGACAAGTTGATGCTGGCGATGGTTGCCCGGGTCGCGTCGCCGGCCACGCCTTTGTCGGTGGTCGATATCACCGGACAAGTCGCTTTCCAGTACATGGGGCAGTTCGCGGTCGGCATGTGCCCGCCCGACGCGCTACTGCCCCTGTCCCCGGCCGCCTTCTCCGGTACCGGGCGAGCGCGACTGGCGAGCCAGTGGGATAACTGGAAAACGCATGGCGAGGGATGGCGGGAAACCGCGGTGGATGGAGGCGTCGTCGAATACCCGTCGGATCATCTCGATACCCGTTTACTGGCCCGCCTGGCTGAGTCCGGCCCCCAGCCAGTGCTCCGGTTGGTGGGCGATGTGATGGGCCGGTATCCCGGCATGGTGCCGGACACCTTCCTTTTTTGGCGTCTGGATACCTTACGCTCGAATGGCCAAGTGGTATTCATCCCCGGCACCAGGGACGGACGAAAAAGTATCAATGTCGAATTGGCCGGATAG
- a CDS encoding GFA family protein, whose product MRGSCLCGTIEYEVTRLDSPIRHCSCPTCRKAQGTAFSTSARVEMVHFAWVRGSEWLKSFESSPGKRRFFCGLCGSPLIARHEDSNRLMLRVASLDDDPGQVPQSHIWQSLRPPWLVDGPDLKIYPEWDPGHEE is encoded by the coding sequence ATGCGGGGAAGCTGCCTGTGCGGAACAATCGAATATGAAGTCACCCGCCTGGATTCGCCGATCCGGCATTGTTCCTGTCCGACCTGCCGCAAGGCTCAAGGCACGGCCTTCAGTACGTCCGCGAGAGTGGAAATGGTGCATTTCGCATGGGTCCGCGGCAGCGAATGGCTCAAATCCTTCGAATCCTCGCCGGGCAAGCGTCGGTTCTTTTGCGGTCTGTGCGGCAGCCCGCTGATCGCGCGTCATGAAGACAGTAACAGGTTGATGCTGCGTGTCGCGTCGCTCGATGACGACCCCGGTCAGGTTCCCCAGTCACATATCTGGCAATCGCTTCGCCCCCCGTGGCTGGTGGACGGCCCGGATCTGAAGATCTATCCGGAATGGGATCCCGGACACGAAGAGTGA